The following are encoded together in the Robertmurraya sp. FSL R5-0851 genome:
- the smc gene encoding chromosome segregation protein SMC, whose product MYLKRLDVVGFKSFAERIGVDFVPGVTAVVGPNGSGKSNITDAIRWVLGEQSAKSLRGAKMEDIIFAGSDSRKALNFAEVTLTLDNEDQALPIEYNEVSVTRRVYRSGDSEFQINKQTCRLKDIVDLFMDSGLGREAFSIISQGKVEEILNSKAEERRTIFEEAAGVLKYKNRKKKAESKLTETQDNLNRVSDILHELETQVEPLKIQASIAKDFLQQKEELEKIEVAVTVHEIEELHEKWEKLTRQIEQHKEDEIKLSTVLQSKEAKIVEMRDHMAALDESITDLQDVLLRVSEELEKVEGRKEVLKERKKNATQNKEQLRKSIEEVSLKIQELTSLQLEQEESYQRMNDEVLSLKKLLKEKQEVLASFSENMEERIESLKSDYIEILNKQASSKNELQNTEKQLGQQGVKNTRLEADNEKYLQERQRISARKQEIEAGIASVQNNLEEQVHVFREEQKKLENLKNKYQKQETQLYQAYQFLQKAKSRKDMLEEMEDDYSGFFQGVKEVLKARDGKLSGIEGAVAELIQVPKSYEVAIETALGAAMQHVVVANEENGRKAILYLKQNSFGRATFLPLSVIRGKSLSSNQLQSLKGHSSYVGVAKDLIGFDQKYEEIFSNLLGTVVITKDLKGANELAKLLQYRCRFVTTDGDIVNPGGSMTGGAVKANTSSLLSRKGELEELKGRLAGMEAQTHELEAQVKELKSSITVQERKLEDIRKQGEDLRLLEQSKKGDLREIELEEKNINEKLKIYDLDMSQFLQDQQQLSSRKVELNELLSTYAMELAELDRQIQALSEKKSFQNSSKESVANEIGELKVKLAALMEQHHGLFEKLEATRASLLEHSKRHETYEEDLSLLSTEMNSSSSGEQLLEQEASKKLQDKNETISMISQRREERLKLHSTLEDSELELRELLRQHKGLTLALKDEEVKLGRLDVELENRLSHLREEYLLSFEAAKEEYPLFLPVEEARKKVKLIRLAIEELGVVNIGAIEEYERVSERYEFLLEQKNDLQEAKDTLFQVIDEMDEEMKKRFEKTFYGIRSHFEFVFQALFGGGRADLKLTNPEDLLNTGVEIVAQPPGKKLQNLGLLSGGERSLTAIALLFSILKVRPVPFCILDEVEAALDEANVYRFSQYLKRYSAETQFIVITHRKGTMEEADVLYGVTMQESGVSKLVSVRLEETKELIET is encoded by the coding sequence TCGTTTGCTGAGAGAATTGGGGTCGATTTTGTCCCGGGTGTCACAGCAGTGGTTGGTCCAAATGGAAGTGGAAAAAGTAATATCACTGATGCGATTCGTTGGGTGTTAGGAGAACAATCAGCGAAATCGCTTCGTGGGGCAAAGATGGAGGATATCATCTTTGCTGGTAGTGATTCACGAAAAGCATTAAATTTTGCTGAAGTAACATTGACGCTGGATAACGAAGATCAAGCATTACCGATTGAATACAATGAGGTAAGTGTCACTAGACGTGTGTATCGCTCTGGAGATAGTGAATTTCAAATCAATAAGCAAACATGCAGGCTAAAAGATATCGTTGATTTGTTTATGGACTCTGGATTAGGGAGAGAAGCGTTTTCGATCATTAGCCAAGGAAAAGTAGAAGAAATATTAAACAGCAAGGCCGAAGAAAGAAGAACGATCTTTGAAGAGGCTGCTGGTGTTCTAAAATACAAAAATCGTAAAAAGAAAGCAGAGTCAAAGCTAACAGAAACCCAAGATAACTTAAATCGTGTGAGTGATATCTTGCATGAATTAGAAACACAAGTAGAGCCACTTAAAATTCAAGCGTCGATTGCAAAGGATTTTCTTCAGCAAAAAGAAGAGCTTGAAAAGATAGAAGTTGCGGTAACGGTGCACGAAATTGAGGAGCTTCATGAAAAGTGGGAAAAGCTAACTAGACAGATTGAACAGCATAAAGAAGACGAAATAAAGCTGTCTACCGTTCTTCAATCAAAGGAAGCTAAGATTGTTGAAATGAGAGATCATATGGCTGCCCTCGATGAATCGATTACCGATTTACAGGACGTTCTACTGCGTGTAAGTGAGGAACTTGAAAAGGTTGAAGGCAGAAAAGAGGTTCTAAAAGAGAGAAAGAAAAATGCTACTCAAAACAAAGAGCAGCTTAGAAAAAGCATCGAGGAAGTTTCTCTTAAAATTCAAGAGTTAACCTCGCTTCAACTGGAGCAAGAGGAAAGCTATCAGCGTATGAATGATGAGGTATTATCTCTTAAAAAACTGCTAAAAGAAAAGCAGGAAGTTCTCGCTTCGTTTAGTGAGAATATGGAAGAGCGAATCGAGTCATTAAAAAGTGATTATATTGAAATTCTAAACAAACAAGCATCAAGTAAAAACGAACTTCAAAACACAGAAAAGCAGCTTGGACAGCAAGGTGTAAAAAACACAAGATTAGAAGCTGATAACGAAAAATATCTTCAAGAAAGACAGAGAATCTCAGCCCGTAAACAGGAAATTGAAGCGGGTATTGCTAGTGTTCAAAATAATCTTGAAGAACAGGTACATGTATTTAGAGAAGAGCAGAAAAAGCTTGAGAACTTGAAGAATAAGTACCAAAAGCAAGAAACACAGCTTTATCAAGCGTATCAATTTTTACAAAAAGCAAAGTCTAGAAAAGATATGCTAGAAGAGATGGAAGATGACTATTCTGGTTTTTTCCAAGGAGTAAAGGAAGTATTAAAGGCTAGAGATGGCAAGCTTTCTGGGATTGAAGGGGCTGTAGCAGAGCTTATCCAAGTTCCGAAATCTTATGAAGTGGCGATTGAGACTGCTTTAGGTGCTGCGATGCAGCATGTTGTCGTTGCGAATGAGGAGAACGGAAGAAAAGCGATTCTCTATTTAAAGCAAAACTCTTTTGGACGAGCAACTTTTCTGCCTCTTAGTGTCATTAGAGGGAAGAGTCTTTCCAGTAATCAGCTTCAGTCACTAAAAGGACATTCGTCATATGTAGGCGTAGCAAAGGATTTAATTGGGTTTGATCAAAAATATGAAGAAATATTTTCAAATCTTTTAGGTACGGTAGTCATTACGAAGGACTTAAAGGGTGCGAATGAACTTGCTAAGCTTCTACAGTATCGATGTCGATTTGTTACGACAGATGGAGATATCGTAAACCCAGGTGGTTCGATGACTGGTGGTGCAGTAAAGGCAAATACATCTTCGCTACTGAGCCGTAAAGGTGAGCTTGAAGAGCTTAAAGGTAGACTAGCGGGTATGGAAGCTCAAACACATGAGCTAGAAGCTCAGGTGAAGGAGCTTAAATCTTCTATTACAGTCCAAGAGCGAAAGCTTGAGGATATCCGAAAGCAAGGGGAAGATCTTCGCCTTCTCGAGCAATCAAAAAAAGGTGACCTTAGAGAAATTGAGCTTGAAGAAAAAAATATCAATGAAAAGCTAAAAATCTATGATCTCGATATGTCTCAATTTTTACAAGACCAACAGCAATTGTCTTCACGTAAAGTGGAGTTAAATGAATTGCTATCAACGTATGCTATGGAACTAGCTGAACTTGATAGGCAAATTCAAGCACTATCAGAAAAGAAATCTTTCCAAAATAGTTCAAAAGAATCAGTGGCCAATGAAATTGGGGAACTGAAGGTGAAGCTCGCAGCACTAATGGAGCAGCATCATGGGTTGTTCGAAAAGCTTGAAGCGACAAGAGCTTCTCTATTAGAACATTCGAAGAGACATGAAACGTATGAAGAGGATCTATCCTTGTTATCAACGGAGATGAACTCTAGTAGTTCAGGGGAACAGTTATTGGAACAAGAGGCTTCCAAAAAGCTACAAGATAAAAATGAAACGATCTCTATGATTTCCCAACGACGTGAAGAACGTTTGAAGCTTCACAGTACCTTGGAAGATTCTGAGCTTGAATTAAGAGAGCTATTAAGACAACATAAGGGTTTAACTCTTGCGCTTAAGGATGAAGAAGTAAAGCTAGGTCGTCTCGATGTGGAGTTAGAAAATAGACTTTCTCATCTCCGAGAAGAGTACCTGCTGTCATTTGAAGCGGCGAAAGAGGAGTATCCTCTTTTTTTACCGGTTGAGGAGGCTCGTAAAAAAGTAAAGCTGATTCGTCTTGCAATTGAAGAGCTCGGAGTAGTAAACATTGGTGCTATTGAAGAGTATGAGCGTGTCTCCGAACGTTACGAATTCTTACTCGAGCAGAAAAATGATCTGCAGGAAGCAAAAGATACATTATTCCAAGTCATCGATGAAATGGACGAAGAAATGAAGAAGCGATTTGAAAAAACCTTCTACGGAATTCGTTCACATTTTGAATTTGTTTTCCAAGCACTGTTTGGCGGTGGAAGAGCAGACTTGAAGTTAACGAACCCAGAGGACTTATTAAATACAGGGGTTGAAATCGTTGCACAACCACCAGGGAAAAAGCTCCAGAATTTAGGGCTTTTATCCGGTGGAGAGCGATCTCTTACAGCAATTGCTCTATTGTTCTCCATTTTAAAGGTTAGACCTGTACCATTTTGTATTCTCGACGAAGTAGAAGCTGCGTTAGATGAAGCCAATGTGTATCGTTTTAGTCAATATTTAAAACGATACAGTGCTGAAACGCAGTTTATCGTTATTACGCACCGAAAAGGCACAATGGAAGAAGCGGATGTGCTTTACGGGGTAACGATGCAGGAGTCGGGGGTTTCAAAGCTTGTTTCTGTTAGATTGGAAGAAACAAAAGAATTGATTGAAACGTAA